AGCGACATCACGGAGCTGCCGCTGACGGCCGCGATCGTCGTCGCCGCGGTCAGTTCTACGCTGGTCGTCTTCCTCTCGGCGCTGGGGATCCCCGCGAGTTTCGTCATCATCGCGACGATGTCGATCGTCGGGCTGGGGTGGGGCCGGGCGACCCGGCCGGTGACCGTCCCCGAGGCCGTCTCCGCCGAGGAGGCCCCGCCAGTCAGCGTCGACGCGCTCGCCGCGGACGAACCCGGCGAGGAATTGCCGCCCATCGGCGAAGAGGACGCCGCGGACATCCCCGAGCCCGGTGACCTGTTCAATCCCGCGACGACCGCGCGCGTCGTCCTGATGCAGAACGTCGTGCCGGCCATCGCCACCGCCGGCGCGTACCTCACCTTTCGATTCGTCCCGGTGTTCGGGTTCTGATCGAGGCTCGGGTTCCGATCGTGGACTCGCGGGCGGCGGCGTGAGCCGCCTACCGGCCGAACCGCCGCTGGCGGTTCTGATAGTCCCGCAGCGCCCGCAGGTAGTCGCGACGGCGGAAGTCCCGCCAGTTCACGTCGGTGAAGTACAGCTCCGAGTAGACGGACTGCCAGATCATGAAATCAGAGAGCCGCTCGGCGCCGGTCTTGACGACGAGATCCGGCTGGACTGGGAAGACGAGTTCCCCCTCGATAGCGGCCTCGTCGATGTCTTCGGGCGCCAGCTCGCCGGCCTCGACCGCCTCGGCGAGGCTTTGGACGGCGGCTGCGAACTCGTGTTTGCCGCCCAGCCCGATACCGATCTGGATCGGCGCGTCGGCCTGCTCGTCGTCCTCGGGGCCGCGGACGGCGAGCGCCCGTGGGGCGTCCACGTCCGCGAGCTCGTGACGGATGGTGTCGACGACCTCGGTGTCGAGGACGCTGACGTAGACGACGACGCGGTCGGCGCCGAACTCGAACGCCCACTCGAGACAGGCCTCCAGCGTCTCGT
This DNA window, taken from Halosimplex litoreum, encodes the following:
- a CDS encoding undecaprenyl diphosphate synthase family protein; this encodes MGLYDRYLALRLRSSDAALPETVAVIVTERDLLETGAYETLEACLEWAFEFGADRVVVYVSVLDTEVVDTIRHELADVDAPRALAVRGPEDDEQADAPIQIGIGLGGKHEFAAAVQSLAEAVEAGELAPEDIDEAAIEGELVFPVQPDLVVKTGAERLSDFMIWQSVYSELYFTDVNWRDFRRRDYLRALRDYQNRQRRFGR